The stretch of DNA TCAGTGTATCTGAAGGAGACTTTTACAGCTTCAAGGTGACCTCTGTGACAGATATAGAAGATTATTACTGTGTGGCCACAAATGATCTCGGTAATCAGACGTCGTCACGGATtaataatgcaggtaaatgtagaactgaactgaatctgtTTAATTGAAtctaatctgctctcctctcttttctgtttttcacttgttttttttagttctctgtgaagcactttttttactgcatttttaTGAAATGACCCTATACAAATAATGGTTACACCTGTATTGTTACATATCTACATTCatcctttgttttcttttagtcacctggttttgtgtttctatgaaCAGAGAGCTCTGTCAGCTCACTACAGTGGGGTTCAGCTCTTGGAGGGATCCTTGTCATCATACTCATCTGCCTTGCTATCTGTGTTTGGTAAGTAAATTagttaaattaattcagtttctGGCAATAACGTTTTAACTAAACCGATGTTGGTAACCCCGAGGGCATGGATGAGTATGTGATCTGTCAGTTTTGCTCATTTCTGCACCTGTTCTGCgacttgactttgacaaaaCTTAAGTATCAATCTTgattttctttccactgatgcacATTCAATAATGTCTGTCTCCCATCAGTCCTTACTCTCTATTGGCAGcacactatttatttaacctgaaacagacagtacaataattattctgacagctctctCATATCTTCCAGGTGGTTTAAGTCGAAACGTCCACAAACTCAGGTGAATATTAAACTTCGTTGTACAGTGTGCgttgtgaatattttaaatctgctcacagtgactatgtcgaAAGCATCTGTCTTAATACTAAGTTGACAATCTTTGAGAGGTTAAATATTAAGAAGTACaacaaatgtgacaaaacaaCCTGTTAGCAACATGCTGTGTTTGGAAACTGTAAGAAATCTAAACTGTTTTAAGTTTAGATCTGAAAATGGCTAAAGTTGGAGCACCCTGTCAtgcaatgagaatttcaacaaatataacaaaaaatgtatttgaacaacactatCAATCCTACCTTTAAGTATTATTCAATAGCTATGTAAACTGGGAAGATTCAAAattaaatttcacaaaaaaaacgaaatatatatcaaattacCAAAGGTTATGACATTAGCCTAATcaactaaaaccaaaataacGTCAGTTTTGTTAGCATAACCTTAATTGTTATTTCCCACTCATTTTAATATGTATGAATACTCTCTGAAACACATTCTCCAAGTCTGCTAaagtcatacatacatttacgaAGGTCTGGTAGTTAGTACATTAGGAATGACTTGCTCTTGCCTTTagtctatattttttaaaggaagATGAAATGTTGAAGCGGTTAAGAAACAGGAACATTACCCGCCTCCGCCCACCCCGCCCATGTAAGtgagaaaaaacagacaaaccattAGTGTAGCCTACTCTTCTTCATAGTTTTCTATGTTCATCCTTTTGTACAATTGCATTGATAAgtatatgaatataaaatgtttgcCTTTAGTCTTTATAATGTAACCTGAGTGATAACTTTGAGTCTTTCCTCCTTGTTGCAAAATCAACTTTCTTATCTTGATTTAACTGAAGGAAATAAGTTTCCatccatattatttatttggattTGGACGTTATTTGGATAGCTATGATAAGCagtctttttgtctttcatgATTTGGCCTAGTGGAAGCACACAGAGGTTGAATAATGGAGGCCCGAGAATCGAACCCTGGGGGACTCCACTCTCTGAATAATGATCACTAAGGGCGACAGCATAGCCCCTACCTTCAAGATATGGCCTGACTCTAGTGAGGGTTGTAATTTAGTATAATTTATCAGCCAGTCTAGAAGTACTGTACAACAATATTAAAGGTTGCACTGTAATCTAGCAGCAACTAATTTAACCTGAATCAGTATTCAGACGtatcatttagcaccttttttcTCACAGAGTCAAAGAGGTGACGAGCTGACTCTTCAAATGCCAACCagcaaaacagaagaagacatcCATTATGGAGAGATCGACTTCTCCAAGCGGAGACCTGAACCGTCCTCGGCCTCGGAGCAGGAcagtggacagcagcaggataCGCTGTATGCACAGGTCAACGTGTCAGAGACAGCGAGCAGCTTAAGACAGGCTGCTGACGTCCCAGAGGATCTCTACGCTCAAGTGAAGAAAAAATGAGTGTTGTTTTGTGATCATTTTTGGGTCGTATTTGTAATAtacctttattttttacttatacaAGAAGTTTTATATGTCAGTTAGTGTAGGAAAATACACTTGAGAAGAAAATGCAATCTTCACTGGCCACAGTTAAATAAAGGAGAACTAGCAATCTGTACATCAGATCAGTTCAAGTATAAGTCTGAAAAGGCTCTTAATGGGGAACTATTCTAAATAGCGACATGAGAAGAAGCAGTTCACACATTAACAAAGTACTACAAGATCATATTTTCTGGAAAGGTTTGTGtaattttgtgatattttacagATCATTTTTAACGAAGCATATTTAATCTCATTTAGttatccattatttttctttcatattttgtgtcccacattttatttgtattttaattacttaaaaaaataaacatgagacATTTTCTGCATTTGAAGATATTTATTCATTGCACTGTAATAAAAACCATGAAATACAACTTCTAAAAAATACCTATTAATCTCAGTTGCATTTATTGGTCCAACATTTCACATAATTGTGTGTAAACATCACCTGAAATcaaacaaattaatcacaaacatTACAAAAGTGGCAAGATGAATTATGCATAGTAATTCCCACTGGAAACCTGCTACGGTGTTTTGGAGAAGTTAATGGacttctgatatatatatatatatatttgaatatcaagctcaatcaaaaataaaagggCATTTCATGAGACTCAGTCAATGGTGTATTAAAAGATCTGGTActaaaattaattgaaaaactTTTTATgagtaaaaatgttaaaactttATCTACTTTTTGTCAGAattttgccaaaaaaagaaaatctttggGCCTCAGCCTGTAAACATTGTATTGTTTAATGTCTAAAAGGCACCACGAGGCCATGTTGATTGTGCTTTAGTACCATACAGGGTCTTGTGAGTgaatggaggtatcgacattagCTTCTCTACATAAGTTTGACGTCACAGAAATCTAACCTCCAAACATCCCTCCTACCATTAACCTCACACCAGTCTCCGTCAAGGTTACAGCATTAGTGTGAAGTCGTATCCTAAAAGAAATCTCTTCATAAAAGAGAGAAGCAAGAGTCACCGGCTGTGTTAACATGCAGTCATTtcatgttactgcttttatgtttaactcagagaggtttttttattttgctgcttttcataaACTCTACTTTTTTTGTTGGGTTTTGTTATAGCAGGAACATCATAAACTTACACtggatcattttatatttaaactgtttttatctctgcagagattattaatcactattataacacagtaacatCAGGTTGTACATGGAAAGTTCCTGGTATGAATGTATTAGGTTGAGGTGGCttaaaaataacatgaatgTTTCGTTTAAAAGATGCTTtatgaaaagtaactttttgtcaaatccaggtgatgagtgtcatttcagtccagtctgtgaaaatggtgacagccatcgtgttactgagcgtcttcttagtttcaggtgagctgtttgttcagtCACATTTATTTGGAGACGTTACTTTTTCCAactgttcatgctctgtctgcagtgaaatgtttcatactgacattgttaaaaagaccaaacatgttgctgctgaattacagtttgtgcatcatgaactttctcttcatgcagattttgctccacaatttgttcatcacgagtctgtttcacaggtgCTTTGGCTTTTTGTCCTGAAAGAACAGCCCTATTCATTACTGCACCAAATAAGATGGAAGCACTGAGTGGATCTTGTCTGCAAATCCCATGTAACTTTAGAGTTAAACCAGAAGAGGAATTCAACAGCACAAGAACAACCTTCGGAGTGTGGCTGAAAAGTAGCCAATATTTTGCCAACAAACCACATAATGTGATTTTcaacagcagcaggatggataatatctatccaatgaatcttactggagacctgagtcagaataactgcaccactttattttccagtGTAAACACAAGTTACACAGACAGGTACTTCTTCAGAATTAAGAACGGACCATTCAGGGCAACAGCTGAATGTGATCCTCTTCAAATAACAGTCAAAGGTaagtgagttttgtttttttatcagtcagTCTGTAACGTTATTGttaagaataaaaagtgaaagttgcaactttttaattttggaggtttttcactttgccatgaatttaaattctgattaaacactgattctgttgttacagtttgacattaaaattGTCGAATTTTGggatattaaaaagcaaactttatatactttatgcattttcaatacAAGGTTGTCACCTTCTGTGTCAGCTTTTGCATTTAAAAGAGTTCTATCCATCATAaccctttttttattgtacaatttgcGTTTGATTTGAAACTCCAGATTCTCCTCCGAGGCCCAGCATTGAGATCTCAGGTGATCTAAAGgagaagcagtctgtcactataacctgctcagctttcactcactgtccacactcccctcctgaactcacctggactctccaacaagaccctcacaacaaaatagaggaaaacacagatcgaaccttcacaactaaaatccagaagaccttcactctgtcagacgaacatgatggattcaacatcacctgttcagccagatatcctgtaaatgaaggaaaagatgtcaagacagcagaggagagaacgaCGCTCAATGTTTCATGTAAGACAACCAGTGTTTCCACGATTATTCTCCTTTCTCACGGCTCTGGTGCTACTCTCTTATCTCACATCTCtatcacattttcctcagatgctCCCAAAAACACCTCAGTATCCATCAGTCCGCCAGGTTTGGTGTCAGTAGGTAGCCGGgtgaacctgacctgctccagcagagccaatccTCCTGTCAGCCGCTTCACCTGGTTCAAGACCAGCGAGAACGGACCTGTCAATGTATCTGAAGGagatttttacagctttaatgtCACTGATGGAGGAGTTTATATCTGCGTGGCCACAAATGAGCTTGGTAATGGAACATCAAGAGAGATCCATCTGACTATGAAAGGTAAAAAGTGGGACTTCCGCGATGCTGCATCAATATTGTTGCACGTCAACATTCAACACTTTTTTAGTCACTTATATTGgctttgttttcttgtcttaAGGTGAAGTTGGCTCTCTAGAATTGGGGCCGTTTATTGGAGGAATCGTTGGGTTCATCGCACTCATCTGCCTGATTGTATGTGTTTGGTAAGTGTCACAAATCAAAGCAGATGACTCAATAATATCTGTTTCCCACCTGTGTTGACACTTTACTGGCACACTGTATGCTGAACctaaagtatacagtataatcactCTAATGTCTTCCAGGCGTTTAAAGTCATCACATGCAACTGCACAACAGACTCAGGTGAGACCATACTAAACTTCCCTCTACAGCAGGCCtgtgttttgaatgttttacgTCTCTTCACATTGGCTGTAGAGTCTACCTGACGCAGTGTTGGTAATTATTTAACATGGAAGGATCCAGCTGAAGCTTCACCtcacaacacttcctgtttggattatttttttgcagagtCAAACGGGTGAAGAGGCGGCTGCTGAAGAGCCAGCAagtaaaacagaagaagaaatcatCCATTATGGAGAGATCAACTTCTCCACGAGACCTGAACTGGCCTCGGTGCAGGAcggtggacagcagcaggataCGCTGTACGCACAGGTCAAAGTGTCCCAGACAGCAAACAGCTTAAGACAGACCGCCGACGGCCCAGAGGATCTCTACGCTCAAGTGAAGAGAAAATGAGTGCTCttgttaaaagacaaaaaatatatttgtgtagaattcatatttaatgtgccTTAATGTTGTCTTTGCTGACTACAGTTCAATGGAGAGAAATTTAAAACATCCACATCCTgcagattttcaatgtcaattATCAACATATTCTCCCAATCCTGGATTATGGTGACTTAATCTACAGACTCGCCTCCAAAAATCATCTCAATAAACTGGACGTCATCTACCATACTGCCATTCGCTTTGTCACCGGTGTCCCTTTCAACACTCATCACTGTAACCTGTATTCTCTATAGTCAACTGGCCATCCCTCTATAGCAGGCGTCAGACCAGAAGACTATCATTGGCAAAACCCCTCCATACCTCCGGTCACTACTCAATATCTACAACAGGAACTGCAATTTACATTCTAGCAAATTCTTCAGTATGGTCATTCCTCCTTTGGTCGTCTCTCATTCCAGTTTGCTGCTCCTAGTGACTGGAATGAGTTGcaaaagatgctaaaactcCACACCCTTATTCTGTTACCCTCCTTTAATGACTCATTACAAGTGATAGTTTCTGATCGCTGCACCTGCTTCTGAATTTGCCTCTCTgcaacacatatatatatatatatatatatatatatatatatatatatattgttgtatatactgtatttattgtgatgttttaattttgtctgttttattgcAGTAGTCGTATTTATGTTCTATGTTCTAatgcaggggtctccaacaagtagctcgcTCGCTACCAGTTTCTGAGTGGCTCGCTAACAGTTCTTTGTAAAACTGTTCAAATTACAAcccaatcaaattcacagacatcccaCCCCATTCTGAGACCAAATGATTATATGCCTATCGGCTGTCAATTAAACTAGTTAGGCTGCTGTCAGGTTTTTAACGCCATAACATACAGAGACCGGATTTGACAATGACCGCAggccaataaaaggcaaaaaatacattattttcatgAGGAATCGGTATGTCTCACATTTGCAGTGTGAGCGTGTTAGTCAGTAAAAGATGTATCGTCGAGCGCCAAGTCCAAAGCaacttttcatgggactttccGGCTGGTAGCAGTTTATGAACAAAGAAGGTAAAGGAGCCAAAAACAATCCTTAAAAgacgacagtctctgtttaccaaagaAGGCCGATGAAGGAAAGAGCCATCGTTTAGTGGCGCACATCCTAACGAAACAAAAAAGCCCTTCACCTATGAAAGAATTGTAAAAGAggcgatgactgcggtggctgaaacgttattaaaggaccataaaagtaagacagactTGGTGCTTTGAGTAGCTCTCAGCCacattcattttgtcaaattagctctcagagggaaACAGGTTGGAGACCCTGTTCTAATGTCTTGCTGCCTCTTGTCCACgtcgtcattgtaaatgagaattggttctcaattgacttatgtggttaaataaagataaaataaaataaaaataaataaatatttgtgtgcTGAACTCACGCAGCTGTTTATGTGTGATTTGTTATTCATATGTCCAGATGTGTGCAAATAAAAGTCCCAAAGCTTTAAATAGGGAGCTATAGTAAAAAATGATGACATGCAAAGGATAGTGAACATGGCACCATAAGCAGTTCTGCACACACATTCGTAATGTTGTACGAGATTACATTTAgttttgatatgtttatgtgtcattttgtttCGTGATATCTTCTGATTATTTCTGACAAGGCATCGAccttgttttgttatgtattgTGTATCCCCTTTTCACCATACAGTCATTTTAATTACTGCAGAAATGAAGATGAAgattgtttcctctctgtaagGTTGGGCTTTTTTTGCCACatttttatcatcattatttttcttctcctaAATTCTTTCTATGCAAAAATCGGAGCCAAAAGGACGTAAAACTAGAAGCACTGCCTGCAGGTAATGCtagtagagggaggaggggctgcttGGTCTCAGCCAGCTGCTTAGGTTACAACCATTTTAAGATAtgtggcaaactaagctaaacagttagactacatacagactgctTTTGTTTCAGCTTGTGTAGCTGAGGGTTACGTTGCAACTATACTTTATGAAGGTAACAAAATAATAGCACGGAGGCTCCGTATAGTCTGCACCAAGACGGCAACAACTTCTTTAACCTTGTCAACAACAGAGCATCACCGCTTCACCACTTCTGtatttgctaacattactgagaagttgcatgtttaaaatgaagaaattcagcatgagtacatctagacctttatctaaactaactggatcacttgatagttgacagtgaacgacaTGCAGATATACATTATAAATCTCTGTGGCTAACAGTCAAGGTAACAGCAAACCATCCTCCTTTGTAATAACAAAACAGTACCACAACAACTAAACTACTCATAATAAAACTCCCTCtttagagtgctccagggatgacatatttttgtaggccagccaagaagttagcatcgccctggttccctcgacaaaaagccaatgggatttttacattgggttttggattattgcagaaaacaagctctgtggcaaacaaatgtttatgatacttacacgttttgttcagcaagataatctccacaactgaacaccacttttatgaagtaaaaagctgacattaggctataaataaactagaccacggtcgcatgagcgcgagtataaacaacgaggctgtaatggCGGATGtgtcggcatgatgacgtttagtagtcgtagtagtctCCAAAAACTACAGGAGAAGAtaatattgacaaaaacaagagggacCAGCAGCATAACTGTTCGGCCCCTAATAAGGCATACAGGCttgctgtgagtcatgtgataaaaataatctttgagaataaataagtaatttgCACCCTGATGAAATCAAGTTGTCTCAAAAGATGACTTCCTCACTCAAAGGGTGTGAGCAGGAGGAGtcaagacttcttcttctttttcttcggcagtatttcagtcatttcatgtttgcttttatatcacaacGGCTTAGCAGGGAAGTCGGGTAGCTACTGGGTCTGTTGCAGTTCTGCTGACATTCACAAATTGTCTGATTTTAAAACTAACTGTTTCTTCATTTTAGCTGCCGGCTCCTTTGGTAAGGTAacatgttactgcttttatgtttatctcagggaagttttttttattttgctgattttcatgaactctacttttatttgttgagttttgttttagcagaaacatcataaactcacactggatcgttttatatttaaactgtttttaactctgcagagattattaatcactattataacATAGTAACATCTGCTTGTACATGGAGAGTTCCTGGTTTGAATGTATTCATTTGAGGTGGCTTTAAAAGAACATGAATGCtttgtttaaaaatatattttatgaaaagtaactttttgccaaatccaggtgatgagtgtcatttcagtccagtctgtgaaaatggtgacagccatcgtgttactgagcttcttctttgtttcaggtgagctgtttgttAAGTCACTTTTATTTGGAGATGTTACTTTTTCCAactgttcatgctctgtctgcagtgaaatgtttcatactgacattgttaaaaagaccaaacatgttgctgctgaattacagtttgtgcatcatgaactttctcttcatgcagattttgctccacaatttgttcatcatgagtctgtttcacaggtgCTTTGGCTGTTTGTCCTGAAAGAACAGCCCTATTCATTACTGCACCAAATAAGATGGAAGCACTGAGTGGATCTTGTCTGCAAATCCCATGTAACTTTAGAGTTAAACCAGAAGAGGAATTCAACAGCACAAGAACAACCTTTGGAGTGTGGCTGAAAAATACCACAGATTTTGCAAACAAACCAAATGATGTGATTTTCAACAGTAGCAGGATGAATAATATCTATCCAATGAGTCTTACTGGAGACCTGAGTCAGAAAAActgcaccactttattttccagtGTAAACACAAGTTACACAGACTGGTACTACTTCAGAATTGAGAATGGACCATTTGTGGCAACAGCTCCTTGTGATCCTCTTCAAATAACAGTCAAAGGTAAGAGagctttgttttttatcagtgattctataacgttattgtttagaataaaaagtgaaagttgcaactttttaattttggaggtttttcactttgccatgaatttaaattctgattaaacactgattctgttgttacagtttgacattaaaatggTCACATTTTGGGATATTAAAAGTAAACCTTAGacattttatgcattttcaatacAAGATTGGCACCTTCTGTGTcagctttggtttttaaagagTTCTATCTATAATaaactattttttattgtacaatctgtgtttgatttgaacctccagattctcctccgaggcccagcattgagatctcaggtgatctgaaggagaatcagtctgtcactataaactgctcagctttcactccctgtccacactcccctcctgaactcacctggactctccaacaagaccctcacaacaaaatagaggaaaacacagatcgaaccttcacaactaaaatccagaagaccttcactctgtcagacgaacatgatggattcatcatcacctgttcagcaagatatcctgtaaatgaaggaaaagacgtcaagacagcagaggagagaacgacgctcagtgtttcatgtaagataataagtgtttgttattagatcctgtcagcacatgatgattcatgggatgattttaatgaataaagtgaatctcacattttcctcagatgctcccaaagacacctcagtgtccatcagtccatcaggttTGTTGTCAGCAGGAAGCCTGgtgaacctgacctgctccagcagagccaatccTCCCGTCAGCCGCTACACCTGGTTCAAGACCAGCAAAGACGGACCTGTCAGTGTATCTGATGGAGACTTTTACAGCTTCAGCGTGACCTCTGTGACAGATATAGAGGATTATTACTGTGTGGCCACAAATATTCTCGGTAGTCAGACGTCATCACGGATtaataatgcaggtaaatgtagaactgaactgaatctgtttaatttaatctaatctgctctcctcttttttcagttttcctcattttctgtattgctttgtttgtttgtttgtttgtttgtttgtttgtttgtttgtttgtttgtttgagtacCCTGTAAAACACCTTTTATTGCATTTGTATGAAATGATGCTATAAACCAGTTTATGTTTGAGGTAAACAGAAGGAATTCAGGTTGATGATGTTTTAGAGCCGTAACATTTCCCATTAAGGAGAAGGTGACCATGCTGTCTTGTTACAGATAATCCAGAGTTTGGGACTGTCGTCTACGTTACACTGAAGATCCTGGGAATCGTAGCGCTCTACAGTACAATCATCATCTTTGAGTGGTGAGACAAACTTTTGTATGATGTGGTCATTTGCAGCTAAAGACTTATTGGTCTCTTTGAAAAGttcatttattacttttattccttcgtttccttttctttcaggTGGTTTAGATCAAGATGCTGCAACAAACCAGTGAAGGTGAGCAACAGGTACATTATTCCTTCAACAATAAAATGTGCTGCTGGCATTTCTCTTCAAACCACGGTAGACTCACAGAGCACttaacacctctctctctctctctctctctctctctctctctctctctctctctctctctctctctctgttgtttcatgTCCACAGGACGCAGTAGAAGCAGACTATGTCAACAGAGTGATTGAGATCCAAGGAtcatgaaggagaagaagatgatgtcatgttcaccataaatggaatatttctctatttcttATTCAGCTAGTTCATAAATATTAAATGGCTTTACTTTGCAGAAGATTGGTAAGATGAACAGAGTGCAAACAGGGCATTAGATTACATGAACATAATATATAGCAGCttcatcattagtttgtgtaagatTGTGCTGATTTATGGCATTATTAtggtaattatttttcattgcctCAACGGGATTTCTTtgcatgtgaatatatatatctttgacAACAGGACAGTTAAATTCAGGTGATGAGGAAGCAGAGTGTGTTAATTTTTATCAGgtattttctcatttgtttttgtatatacatgtgtatgagACTGCTGAATTAAAAGCATTTGAAGTGAACAAAGCGTTTTAATCACTGAGGTTGTCTCATCAGCACggcaatgcagagcagcagtgatacAGACTGTGCACAAGTCAGCATAAACTCTGTGCTACCTACATGTGTGAAATACACTTTACAATAAGTTGAGGCATGATGTTGGTATTAATAAATGTTCTTTTCAGTTCTACAAGGAAACATAGACACCTCACAGCCAAAGAGAAGA from Sebastes fasciatus isolate fSebFas1 chromosome 21, fSebFas1.pri, whole genome shotgun sequence encodes:
- the LOC141759615 gene encoding B-cell receptor CD22-like — translated: MVTAIVLLSVFLVSGALAFCPERTALFITAPNKMEALSGSCLQIPCNFRVKPEEEFNSTRTTFGVWLKSSQYFANKPHNVIFNSSRMDNIYPMNLTGDLSQNNCTTLFSSVNTSYTDRYFFRIKNGPFRATAECDPLQITVKDSPPRPSIEISGDLKEKQSVTITCSAFTHCPHSPPELTWTLQQDPHNKIEENTDRTFTTKIQKTFTLSDEHDGFNITCSARYPVNEGKDVKTAEERTTLNVSYAPKNTSVSISPPGLVSVGSRVNLTCSSRANPPVSRFTWFKTSENGPVNVSEGDFYSFNVTDGGVYICVATNELGNGTSREIHLTMKGEVGSLELGPFIGGIVGFIALICLIVCVWRLKSSHATAQQTQSQTGEEAAAEEPASKTEEEIIHYGEINFSTRPELASVQDGGQQQDTLYAQVKVSQTANSLRQTADGPEDLYAQVKRK
- the LOC141759618 gene encoding myelin-associated glycoprotein-like; protein product: MSVISVQSVKMVTAIVLLSFFFVSGALAVCPERTALFITAPNKMEALSGSCLQIPCNFRVKPEEEFNSTRTTFGVWLKNTTDFANKPNDVIFNSSRMNNIYPMSLTGDLSQKNCTTLFSSVNTSYTDWYYFRIENGPFVATAPCDPLQITVKDSPPRPSIEISGDLKENQSVTINCSAFTPCPHSPPELTWTLQQDPHNKIEENTDRTFTTKIQKTFTLSDEHDGFIITCSARYPVNEGKDVKTAEERTTLSVSCKIISVCY